A window of Fodinibius salinus contains these coding sequences:
- the leuS gene encoding leucine--tRNA ligase, whose product MSSYNPDKIESKWQQYWQNNKTFKTPENHDKPKYYALDMFPYPSGSGLHVGHPEGYTATDILARYKRMNGFNVLHPIGWDAFGLPAENYAVKTGTHPRETTKENINRFREQLQSLGFSYDWDREVNTTDPDYYKWTQWIFLKLYDKGLAYEDDVPVNWCPELGTVLANEEVIDGKSEVGGHPVVKKPMRQWVLKITEYADRLLEGLEDLDWPESTKKMQRDWIGKSIGADIDFEVAGYDQDVRVFTTRPDTIFGATYMVLAPEHDLVDTITTEDQKEAVEEYQEEAARKSDLERTELSDEKSGVFTGAYAINPVNGKEIPIWVADYVLATYGTGAIMAVPGQDERDWEFAEKFDLDIIRTVQPPEDFEGKAYTGEGQVINSDFLNELNIEEAKETIIDWLEEHDAGKEAVNYKLRDWLFSRQRYWGEPFPIIHVDGEPKPLSEDDLPLTLPEMDDFEPTDDGSPPLAKATDWVKTTDPETGKEARRETNTMPQWAGSCWYYLRYCSPNFENGPVDPEEDDYWMPVDMYVGGAEHSVLHLLYARFWHKVLYDCGVVSTKEPFQRLVHQGMILGEMEYTGYKKDGEWISSDKVDDTDGLSRQKLSKDQVEKQDDYFVLQGTDIRVDAKAHKMSKSRGNVVNPDDIIDEYGADSMRLYEMFMGPLEQVKPWSTDDVDGVYRFLGRVWRLIVDKESGELNNSVTEAEPTSEQLKTLHECIKKVTNDVEGLDFNTAISAMMIFVNEANKWEEHPKVVLNDFVKLLSPFAPHIAEELWQRLGHDDSIAYADWPEFNEEFLISDTQLYPIQVNGKVRGEIHVPRDKATDKEHVLAEAKSEENVQKYLEKGELVKEIFVPERIVNLVVK is encoded by the coding sequence ATGAGCTCGTATAATCCCGATAAAATAGAATCAAAATGGCAGCAGTACTGGCAAAACAATAAGACATTTAAAACGCCGGAAAATCACGACAAGCCCAAATATTACGCCCTCGATATGTTTCCGTATCCCAGCGGTTCGGGGCTGCATGTGGGGCATCCGGAAGGATACACAGCTACTGATATTCTGGCTCGCTACAAACGGATGAATGGGTTTAATGTGCTACATCCCATCGGATGGGACGCCTTTGGACTGCCGGCAGAAAATTATGCCGTTAAAACGGGTACACATCCGCGGGAGACAACCAAAGAAAATATTAATCGATTTCGGGAACAGCTACAGTCGCTGGGCTTCAGTTACGACTGGGATCGCGAAGTTAATACTACCGATCCGGATTATTATAAATGGACACAATGGATCTTTCTCAAACTCTATGACAAAGGATTGGCCTACGAAGATGACGTACCCGTAAACTGGTGTCCCGAGCTCGGCACCGTATTGGCCAACGAAGAAGTGATCGACGGCAAAAGCGAAGTAGGAGGACATCCTGTCGTCAAGAAGCCGATGCGTCAGTGGGTATTGAAGATTACTGAATATGCGGATCGCCTTCTCGAAGGGCTTGAGGACCTCGATTGGCCCGAATCTACCAAGAAAATGCAGCGAGACTGGATTGGAAAGTCCATTGGGGCTGATATCGATTTTGAGGTTGCTGGTTATGACCAAGATGTCCGCGTTTTTACCACGCGTCCCGATACTATTTTCGGAGCTACCTATATGGTGCTGGCGCCCGAGCACGATCTTGTGGATACCATCACAACTGAAGATCAGAAAGAAGCCGTAGAGGAGTATCAGGAAGAAGCAGCACGAAAGTCTGATCTCGAGCGTACTGAACTCAGTGATGAAAAGAGTGGGGTATTTACCGGCGCCTATGCTATTAATCCGGTGAATGGCAAAGAAATTCCCATTTGGGTTGCGGATTATGTGTTGGCAACCTACGGTACGGGGGCGATTATGGCAGTGCCGGGGCAGGACGAGCGCGACTGGGAGTTTGCCGAAAAGTTTGACCTGGATATTATCCGTACGGTGCAGCCACCCGAAGATTTTGAGGGCAAGGCCTATACCGGCGAAGGGCAGGTGATAAACAGTGATTTTTTGAATGAATTGAATATAGAAGAAGCCAAAGAAACTATTATCGATTGGCTGGAAGAACATGATGCCGGTAAGGAAGCGGTTAATTACAAGCTCCGGGACTGGTTGTTTTCTCGTCAGCGGTATTGGGGCGAACCGTTCCCGATTATTCATGTGGATGGTGAACCCAAGCCACTGAGCGAAGATGATTTACCGCTCACACTACCTGAAATGGATGATTTTGAACCCACTGATGATGGAAGTCCGCCATTAGCTAAAGCAACTGATTGGGTGAAGACGACTGATCCTGAAACAGGAAAGGAAGCTCGTCGTGAAACCAATACTATGCCGCAGTGGGCGGGCTCGTGCTGGTATTACCTGCGTTATTGTAGTCCTAATTTTGAGAATGGACCCGTGGATCCCGAAGAAGATGATTACTGGATGCCGGTGGATATGTACGTAGGCGGGGCCGAGCACAGCGTGTTGCACCTGTTATATGCACGATTTTGGCATAAGGTGTTGTACGATTGTGGCGTAGTTTCTACGAAAGAGCCCTTCCAGCGACTGGTACACCAAGGCATGATCTTAGGTGAGATGGAATATACCGGCTATAAAAAAGACGGGGAATGGATTTCATCAGACAAAGTTGATGATACTGATGGTTTGAGCCGGCAGAAACTGTCTAAGGATCAGGTAGAAAAGCAGGATGATTATTTTGTGTTACAGGGTACCGATATTCGCGTGGATGCCAAGGCACATAAGATGTCTAAGTCGCGTGGAAATGTCGTAAATCCGGATGATATTATTGATGAGTATGGCGCTGATTCCATGCGCTTGTACGAAATGTTTATGGGACCCTTAGAACAGGTGAAACCGTGGAGTACTGATGATGTAGATGGCGTATATCGCTTTTTAGGACGTGTTTGGCGGCTTATTGTAGATAAAGAAAGTGGTGAACTTAATAATTCTGTGACTGAGGCGGAGCCAACCAGCGAGCAGTTAAAAACACTGCATGAGTGCATCAAAAAGGTGACGAATGATGTAGAAGGGCTCGATTTTAACACTGCCATTTCGGCTATGATGATTTTCGTGAATGAAGCAAACAAATGGGAGGAACATCCCAAAGTAGTTCTCAACGACTTTGTGAAATTGCTGTCGCCTTTTGCTCCGCATATTGCGGAAGAACTTTGGCAAAGGCTGGGTCATGATGATAGTATTGCCTATGCCGATTGGCCGGAGTTTAACGAAGAATTTTTGATTTCTGACACTCAGTTGTATCCCATACAAGTGAATGGTAAAGTGCGAGGAGAAATTCATGTCCCGCGGGACAAAGCTACTGATAAGGAGCATGTTCTTGCCGAGGCCAAATCCGAAGAAAACGTACAAAAGTATCTGGAAAAAGGGGAGTTGGTAAAAGAAATCTTTGTACCCGAACGCATTGTAAATCTTGTGGTTAAATAA
- a CDS encoding sodium:calcium antiporter, translating into MVYSILILFIGLLLVVYFSEKLVESTVGTSMGFGISAFLISVIFIGFDPENLGLGAVASYHDVTGIAIGTIIGSAMVAIALALGITAIIVPLKFDEVPAQIPIVQVGAVILFGILSFDGMVSRIDGALLLAAYGGIVWYLIDLSKRGLDIRAAGEVAEELEEGRGFSRWQALALLVVSLVAILIGSEMIISSSKEIMAGLGISDTVFGITILALLVSIEELARELPAALKGRPDITVGNVVGSVLAFFLFNTGIIALVNPIPISAEVFNFYLPISLAAVLFITSLMIRKSIPRWAGALLVLTYIGFFSWGFWDMIL; encoded by the coding sequence ATGGTGTATTCCATATTAATTTTATTCATCGGGTTGCTGCTTGTAGTTTATTTTTCCGAAAAGCTGGTTGAATCAACAGTTGGCACTTCTATGGGGTTTGGTATATCCGCTTTTCTCATCAGCGTGATATTTATTGGGTTTGATCCCGAGAATTTGGGTCTGGGTGCTGTGGCATCATACCATGATGTTACCGGTATTGCGATTGGTACTATTATCGGTTCTGCAATGGTTGCTATTGCACTGGCGCTGGGTATTACAGCTATTATTGTGCCGCTAAAATTTGATGAAGTTCCTGCGCAGATTCCCATTGTACAAGTAGGGGCGGTCATTTTATTCGGGATTCTCAGCTTTGATGGAATGGTATCACGCATCGACGGTGCACTATTGCTGGCGGCCTACGGTGGTATTGTTTGGTATCTGATTGATCTCAGTAAAAGAGGATTAGATATCAGGGCAGCAGGAGAAGTAGCTGAGGAGCTGGAAGAGGGTAGGGGATTTAGCCGTTGGCAGGCACTGGCACTATTGGTTGTATCGCTGGTCGCCATCCTGATTGGCAGTGAGATGATTATATCCTCATCTAAGGAAATAATGGCAGGTCTGGGGATTTCGGATACGGTGTTTGGGATTACGATTTTGGCCCTGTTAGTAAGTATAGAAGAACTGGCCCGCGAGCTGCCGGCAGCTTTAAAGGGACGTCCCGATATAACAGTGGGCAATGTAGTAGGATCAGTACTGGCTTTTTTTCTTTTCAATACCGGGATCATTGCTCTTGTCAATCCCATCCCCATTAGTGCAGAAGTGTTTAACTTTTACCTGCCCATAAGTTTAGCTGCGGTATTGTTTATTACTTCACTGATGATTCGCAAATCTATTCCACGGTGGGCGGGTGCACTGTTAGTATTAACCTACATAGGATTTTTTAGCTGGGGATTTTGGGATATGATACTTTGA